A genomic window from Pseudogulbenkiania sp. MAI-1 includes:
- a CDS encoding sarcosine oxidase subunit delta: MLQITCPWCGPRAESEFSCGGEADIVRPLESEKLSDEAWGDYVFMRKNTKGIHKEQWFHASGCRRWFNAERDTVTYQFIRTYPIGAGASGDSHGAD, encoded by the coding sequence ATGTTGCAGATTACTTGTCCCTGGTGCGGGCCGCGCGCCGAGAGCGAATTCAGCTGCGGCGGCGAAGCCGACATCGTGCGCCCGTTGGAGAGCGAGAAGCTGTCCGACGAAGCGTGGGGCGACTACGTGTTCATGCGCAAGAACACCAAGGGTATCCACAAGGAGCAGTGGTTCCACGCCTCCGGCTGCCGCCGCTGGTTCAACGCCGAGCGTGACACCGTGACTTACCAATTCATCCGTACCTACCCCATCGGGGCAGGGGCGTCGGGAGATTCTCATGGCGCAGACTAA